CGGCCGTTAGGTCACACCTTGGCTGGACCGCCTGGCGGAATCCAACCGCCGCACCGGCGTCCACCCGGCGGGGATTGGTCCCACCCGCGCTCTCGGGTCGACGCAACCGACAGCCGATGGCGGTGCGGGGCGTTCGCGCCCCGCACCGCCGCGTCCAGTGGCCGCCGCCTGCCCGTCGCTACGCTGCCCGCCGTGGCGCGGCCAACCCGGTTCGAGGCCTTCCGCTACCTCGGTGACAAGCGCACCCAGGTCGTCTACGACCTCGACGCCGATGACCCGGACGTCGAGGCCGCCGTCGCCGAGCTGATGGACTCGGAGGAGTTCGCGGCCTTCGCCCCCGACACCCTGGCCGAGGCCGGCAACCGCGGCTACCGACCGCACCGCCCGCTGCGGCGAGCCCGGGCCGTCTGAAGCCGGGCGGGCGTCCGCTCAGGCCGCCAGCGGCTCCAGCGGGCGGCCCAGCTGCTGCTCCACGAGTCGCACGCGGGCCTCGAAGGTCGCCGTGGTGAGCGCGGGCTCGGCGGGCACCGACGACGGGTCGTCTGGGAGGCCGGCCACGTCCACCCAGGACGTGCAGCCCCGGTAGGCGGGGTCGAACGGCGCCACGACCGGCTCGCGGAGCCGGTAGGCGCGGACGGCCAGGACCCACAGCGGGTCCCGGCGCTTCCAGCTCAGGCGGCTGCTCGCGTAGTCCGGGGTCCAGATGAGCTTCGAGTCGAGCTCGGCCAGCTCCTCCGGTTCGGTCACCGTGACGGCGCCCGTGATCTCGGCCCAGCCGTCGATCCGAACCTCGTCCTCGGGGGGCGCCGCCGCCTCGGTCTCGTGGACCCACCGCCGGTACGCGGGCTTCAAGAGGTCCTCGCGCTGGTGCTCCACCGTCGGGTACAGCCAGCACCGCTGGGCCCGGACGGCGAAGTGACGGCCCTCCTCGCGGAGGCCCCCCTTGCGGACGTCGAGGATCTGCTCGCCGGCGAGCAGGGCCCGGACGACCACCGCCCACTCCTTGAAGGCAGGCACGGCCACGGTCCGGAGGATACCGACGTCGCCCGGCCGACCCGCTCCGTGGCTGCCGGCGTCGAGCCGCCGGTGCCCGGAGGCCGGCGCGAGCGCCGGCCGTCAGCGGCGCCCGAGGGCGCGGTACGTGGCGGCGAACCGCTCCACCGATCCGTCCCATCCGTACCGAGCCACGCGGGCTCGCCCGCGCTCGGACAGCTGGCGACGGAGCTGCTCGTCGTCGAGCACACGGGCGAGCGCGCTCGCGAGCTCGTCCGCGTCGCCGGGGTCGATCAGCAGCGCGGCGTCGCCGAGCACCTCGGGGAGCGGCCCCGCGTTCGAGGCGACGACGGGGATGCCGGCCCGCATCGCCTCGAGCGGTGGCAGCCCGAACCCCTCGTAGACCGACGGGTAGGCGAGGACCGAGGCGCCGGCGAGCAGGTCGTCGCGGCTGCGATCGTCGAGCCAGCCCGGCCGCCGCACCCGGTCGCCGTGACCGGCCCGCGCGACTGCGGCCCGGAAGGCCTGCACCCCCCAGCCGTCAGGCCCCGCGACGACGAGGGCCAGGTCCCGATCGGTCGCGGCCAGCGCGTCGAAGGCCCGCACGAGGGTCGGGAGGTTCTTGCGGGGCTCGACCGTCCCCACCGCCAGGACGTATCGCTCGCTCCCGGCCAGGCCGCGGCCACGGGCGGCGTCGCCCGTCGGTCGTGCGTCGAGCCCGGGCGCGATGGTCACGACGCGCTCGGCGGGGAGGCGGTAGTGGTCGCGGACCTCGGCGGCGACGAACTGGCTGTAGGTGTGGATCGTCGCCCCCCGGTCCACCGCGACCTGGACCAGCCGGGGATAGTGGCGCGCCTCGGGGCTCGACAGCTCGGGGTAGCGGATGTG
This DNA window, taken from Acidimicrobiia bacterium, encodes the following:
- a CDS encoding DUF1802 family protein → MAVPAFKEWAVVVRALLAGEQILDVRKGGLREEGRHFAVRAQRCWLYPTVEHQREDLLKPAYRRWVHETEAAAPPEDEVRIDGWAEITGAVTVTEPEELAELDSKLIWTPDYASSRLSWKRRDPLWVLAVRAYRLREPVVAPFDPAYRGCTSWVDVAGLPDDPSSVPAEPALTTATFEARVRLVEQQLGRPLEPLAA
- a CDS encoding glycosyltransferase family 1 protein gives rise to the protein MSSEPRLRVALDATSSLGVRTGVGNVAGGLLEHLAARTDLDVTAFAITWRGRNRLAGTLPPSVHAATRRFPARLTRALWPRIAWPRVERWTGPVDVVHSLHVAPPARAPVLLTVHDLTHIRYPELSSPEARHYPRLVQVAVDRGATIHTYSQFVAAEVRDHYRLPAERVVTIAPGLDARPTGDAARGRGLAGSERYVLAVGTVEPRKNLPTLVRAFDALAATDRDLALVVAGPDGWGVQAFRAAVARAGHGDRVRRPGWLDDRSRDDLLAGASVLAYPSVYEGFGLPPLEAMRAGIPVVASNAGPLPEVLGDAALLIDPGDADELASALARVLDDEQLRRQLSERGRARVARYGWDGSVERFAATYRALGRR